In Chryseobacterium sp., the genomic window CTCTTTTCTTTGTTTTGAGCGCAGCTTCCAAGAAAAAGAAGTCCCAGAATGGCTCCTATCCATAATTTTTTCATTGTACTATTTTTTAATGTTGGTATTACTCAAATATAATGATTTAATTAAAAAGATTAAAAGATTTGTTTATTAATATTCAACAGAGGTGGGCTTCAGCCCGCCTTTACAATATAAATAGATTCATTGGCTTCAGCCAAAGCTTAAAATCAAAAAAATAATTGTGCTTACTTATAAACCTTGTTCCTTCTAACTTCCAAATCGTAATAAAAAAATCTGCAGGGCTTTCATCTGCAGATTTTCCATTTTAAATTAAACATAATATTGGATTATTTTACGGGAGATAAAGAATCTTTTTTCATCTTGATACTATCAGGATTTGTCATTTTGGTAGTCATAGTATCAGTAGCTGTAGGCGGTATGTTTTTTTGCACACGGTCTACAGCTGCTGAATCACTGTTACTCGTTGACATTGTTGATTCTTTGGTCCCACAGCTCACCGCAAGTATTCCAATTCCGATGGCTGTTAACAAAAACTTTTTCATATTTATTTTATTTTGGTGTAATGGAAAAAAATCAACAATTATTCCCAAACAGGGAGAATGAATTGTAAAATATAGATAAATTTTGTTAAAAGGTGTTAGATAGCAGGTAGCAGCCTGTAGGGATTAGGAGTGGAAAAATTTTAGGATAGGAGAGTATTATAGCGTTGGGGGAACAAAGTACTTTCCGGCTACAACCCACTTTAAAATCTAAACTTTAAACGTTAACCTTTACCCTCGAATCTCACACCTGTACTTTCATAAAAAAGCCCCGAAACCGAAGTCCCGGGGCTGTATATTAGGAATAGGCAGCAATTACGTATTACCTATTACTCATGATTATCCTAAATATGGATATTTGTAATCTTTTGGAGAAACAAAAGTTTCTTTTACGCTTCTTACAGATGTCCATCTCAGAAGATTCATTTTAGAACCTGCTTTATCATTAGTTCCTGAAGCTCTACCTCCGCCGAAAGGCTGTTGCCCTACTACGGCACCAGTTGGTTTGTCGTTGATGTAGAAGTTACCTGAAGCATTTTCCAACGCTTTGAAAGCTTCATTGATTGCATAACGGTCTTGTGAGAATACAGAACCTGTCAATGAATAAGGAGATGAAGAATCTACTACTTTAAGAGTCTCTTTCCAATCCTGATCTTCATAAACATATACTGATAAGATAGGTCCGAAGATTTCTTCAACCATACTTTCGTATTGAGGATTGGTCGTTTCGATTACCGTTGGATGTACAAACCATCCTTTAGAATCGTCACATTTCCCACCGATTGCTACAGTAGCTTCACCGGAAGCATTCGCTCTGTCAATATATCCTTTACATTTTTCGAAAGAATTTTTATCGATTACAGCATTTACAAAATTAGAGGTATCTTCAGGAGAACCGATTTTGATTGTACTCATCTGAGCTTCCATTACTTTTTTCACATCTGCCCAAAGGGATTTAGGAACATAAGCTCTTGAAGCTGCAGAACATTTTTGACCCTGATATTCAAAAGCACCTCTTACCAAAGCAGTTGCTACAGCCTCTACGTTGGCAGACGGGTGGGCAATTACAAAGTCTTTACCACCAGTTTCTCCAACGATTCTTGGATAAGTTCTGTAGTTGTGGATATTGTCACCGATCATTTTCCACATTCCCTGGAATACTTTTGTAGAACCAGTGAAGTGTAATCCTGCAAAGTCAGGGTGTGCCAATACTTTTTCAGCCGTTTCTTTTCCGTCTGTAAAGATCATGTTGATGACCCCTGCAGGAAGACCTGCTTCTGTCAATACATCCATAATTACTTTTGCAGAATAAACCTGCTTATCCGAAGGCTTCCATACCACTACGTTTCCAAGCATTGCCATACAAGTAGGAAGGTTTCCTGAAATTGCGGTGAAGTTGAACGGTGTTACTGCAAAGCAGAATCCTTCCAATGGTCTGTATTCTACACGGTTCCAGATTCCATTATCAGAAACCGGCTGCTCAGCATACATTTCAGTCATGAATTCTACGTTGAATCTTAAGAAATCGATGAACTCACAGGCAGAGTCAATTTCAGCCTGGTGTACATTTTTAGACTGTCCGATCATGGTTGCTGCATTGATAACATCCCTGTAAGGCCCAGCCAAAAGATCGGCTGCCTTTAAGAAAATTGCTGCACGCTGTTCCCAGCCCAGTTCATTCCATTCTTTTTTAGCTGCCAATGCCGCGTTGATAGCGTCATCCACATGCTGCATACCACCCTGATAGTAAAATCCGAAGTCATGAGCATGATCCTGTGGAGACTGAAGCTGTACTTTTTTGTCAGTTTTTACTTCTTTTCCGTTGATGATCATTGGAATTTCTACCTTTTCAGCCCACATTTTTTTATACATGGCGATAAGGCTTTTAACTTCTGGAGATCCCGGTTCATATGAATTTACCGGCTCATTTACCGCTAATGGTACTTGCGAAATTGCTTTTGACATATTACGTTGTATTATTTTTTTTAATTTAAAAAAGTATGATATACAAATTTACAATAATTATAAGTAAAGAAAAAATACGGTCTGTTTTTGTGAAATGAACTTTATTATTCATTAATCATTATGATATAATGTTTTTTATAATATGAAATATTGAAAATAATTAATGTATTATTCAATACTTTAGATAGAATGAAAAAAGGGTTCGGCTTGCCAGAATTATAGGAATGGGGACAATCAAGTATTTGTCATAGCTCATGAATTGGTCTTAAGTGTTGTAAATAAGAGATTTACAGCCAAATGTTAAAATTGTATAAAATTGTGTTTGTTGCGATTTTGAACATTTTAAATAAATTTTTTGATAGCCGGGCTTTTGAGATTGTTTTAATTTTACATCATTATTATCAGGTATGAAAAAAAGAGTCCTATTTTTCTCTTTTGTATTATTTTTCTCAGCATTGTGTGCAGGTCTTTTTGCACATAAAGGGAAAACTCAGCCATACTCTGATATCTTATCGAAAATTCATCTTCTTCAACAAAAATCTGATCAGCAGACTCAG contains:
- a CDS encoding cytochrome C551 translates to MKKFLLTAIGIGILAVSCGTKESTMSTSNSDSAAVDRVQKNIPPTATDTMTTKMTNPDSIKMKKDSLSPVK
- the pruA gene encoding L-glutamate gamma-semialdehyde dehydrogenase is translated as MSKAISQVPLAVNEPVNSYEPGSPEVKSLIAMYKKMWAEKVEIPMIINGKEVKTDKKVQLQSPQDHAHDFGFYYQGGMQHVDDAINAALAAKKEWNELGWEQRAAIFLKAADLLAGPYRDVINAATMIGQSKNVHQAEIDSACEFIDFLRFNVEFMTEMYAEQPVSDNGIWNRVEYRPLEGFCFAVTPFNFTAISGNLPTCMAMLGNVVVWKPSDKQVYSAKVIMDVLTEAGLPAGVINMIFTDGKETAEKVLAHPDFAGLHFTGSTKVFQGMWKMIGDNIHNYRTYPRIVGETGGKDFVIAHPSANVEAVATALVRGAFEYQGQKCSAASRAYVPKSLWADVKKVMEAQMSTIKIGSPEDTSNFVNAVIDKNSFEKCKGYIDRANASGEATVAIGGKCDDSKGWFVHPTVIETTNPQYESMVEEIFGPILSVYVYEDQDWKETLKVVDSSSPYSLTGSVFSQDRYAINEAFKALENASGNFYINDKPTGAVVGQQPFGGGRASGTNDKAGSKMNLLRWTSVRSVKETFVSPKDYKYPYLG